In the Arachis stenosperma cultivar V10309 chromosome 8, arast.V10309.gnm1.PFL2, whole genome shotgun sequence genome, GTTTTTGTAAAGTTATTTTGTCAACCGTGTTGgaataaagaagaaatacatCTAAGCTTATTGAAAAACTTCGCGGAGAAATAGTGCATAcgaaaaattttatcaaatacaagAATTCACACATGATCGAAAATGAAGTCTCATTTCCTGAGTTTAGTATCTATTTATATCatataaaaattgacactaACTTATTATAGAATTAGACTAAGACTTGCATATTATATGGAGAGCTAAATTAATTATACTATATAGTATACATTTAAAGGTGTTATATTATTTGAGAATTAAttagataatatataaattaatgatattaaatttgaaagtttgtttgtaaaaaatatttgcAATTTATACATAATTCaatataattattcaaaaaaaaaaggaaaatatacAATAACAAAATCTTGTGAACTtggcatttttcttttttgatttgtgcatttttttttatatctttatataatataattttgttgatatattttaacatatcaattctagaaaaataattaaagaagaGTTAGGAAAGATTAGTtaagattaaaaatataaaaaatatagcataaaattataaataaatttattagtCATGGTATATTAGAATGTATACTTAAAGCTGAATTTGCTTACTGCTTATTAGACAATTCATTTGAAAGATTATGAAATAGAATAATAATAGCAAGAGAGAGtcgttaaaaatatttttttaagtagaccaattaatatatactttaaatatttaattgaaaattattattatagtcTTAATGTAGACATTAATTGaatttaactattattttttaatataattgagCAATGATAGgtattaaatttaattgattaggAAGATTAAAATAtagtattatataaaaatttatttatttgttttattataaaattgtaaaattatCATCTATGCAAAATTAATAACGTGGCATAATCACAAAACATAAGCTTATTTTATAATAGGTTTTATATAAACTTTTATATGCTGAAAGTAAATAAATAGATGAGCTATGCCATATTGCTTCTTGTAGGTGTACCATGTCAATAATTTTATATAGATGACAATTTCACAATTTTACAGTATAAAAAAtggataaaaaataattaaagttgtACATAAAAATGATATGTCATTTATCATTAAcagttataaaatttaaattaattttggtATGACACTAAATAGACCCAACAAAACTTTAATCCCTATACCCAATTAAATTTAATACATATTATTactcaattaaactaaaaaataactgCTAAATGtaattaacatatattttaaaacTGTAATAATAACGATTTTCAGTtacaaatattcaaaaatatatactATTTTCTCTACTTAAATATGTTCGATAacattttttctattatttttgtgttttcatTCTCAATCAGTCTTCCTCAACTTAAAAAACCCTCAAAATTACACCATAGCGCACTCttctctaaataaataaataaataaataaataaatagatagtTTGTTTCTCTATTAGTGTGATTTGTTGATGAGAGATATTCATATTTGCTTAGAATTTGATTATATTACAtgataaaatatataacaaaatttTCTATCCTATAAGAACACATAGAAAACACACGTAAATTAACATTTGAGAAAAATTCTAACTTCACAAAGttctaaatataattataattaatcgtcaaataaatattttatacaaacaaatttttaaatttaatattaatttatacaaaaatactatttgtacactaaaattagctactaatttatttatataaaaatatatgtgtggtttaatttatttttaatgtgtatttgtatttcaagtattttatactaataactgattttgataactgatttttttgtgactgattttaatatacacGTAATATTAGTcgtaatttatatattatttgattaatCTCTAAATAATATAgaacttttaaatttatatactaTATAATGGGCAAATCACTTAAGCCAagggaagaaaaaaatttacacAAATCAACCAAATAAAAAACTGGTTCATGAATAAACTTTTGTCGTATTTAATTTCAATCTGGTACCCCTTGATCTAAAATTGTTGTACCATTAGATGCAACTTAGTTGAAACTCCTTTATATGACACCATTGCCTGATTCTGTGAGTAAGCGATTTTCCAAACAACAAGAACATACAATTCTAATACTTAGTCTCTTTGAACATGGAACAAAGAAACAGAGGCATTAACAGATAAAGAATAATGAACAATTGTCATATTATTGAAGTGAATTGAAGCCTTTACCTTTCTACTTTTCAGTAACCTTTTCTTCCTTTCCATTTGACATCTTATATTATGACATCTTCATTTATTCTTATGGTAGGTATGTGAGAAATCTTAGAGAAATGTGTTTTTCTCCTATTATTGTACCTTGCTTCTAGAAGGGGACAATCCTGAATCCTCAATAATAAAAGAGAGGAAGGTAACCTGTCTTCAGGCAAGGACTCAATCTTTGAACACCTTAGGATGTGAAGCTCTTGAAGAATGGTGAGATGTTGAAATGCATTTGAATTTTCTTCCAGGAATGATTGAACAAGATCATCACCTCCAATTCCAAGCTTCAAAAGAGAACTGAGCCACTGGAAACCATACTCAGCTATAGCCACAGGTGATAGACTTCTGCAAAAGCCTATGAACACGGATCGTAGCTTCGGCGGCAAACCACCTTGAGGAAATGACACAAGTTGTGGAACATTAGAGATATCTAAATCTTGAAGAGCATAGAGAATGTTCATCCGTTCCGGTAGTGAGTTTAGCTTTCCACAATTAATGACCTTGAATTCCATTAGGTTGGGAGTGGACAATCCACCTTGAGGAAATGATTCCAGATTAGGACAGTTGCTTATTCTCAATATTTGAAGATTTGACAAATTTTGTGCATAACTGTCAACacttgaaaaagaaattgatATGAGATTGGGGCAGCCCGAAATATGAAGATATTTGAGTACAGGGAGAGATCCAAATGGGAAGCAACTGAGAGAGTGACAACTATCCCAAATCATCAAATTCTCAAGTGAACTGTAATTCCTACAGGCTTCATCAGGTAGGAATTCCAAATTCTTGCATTCTGATAGCATTAATGTTCGCAAAGACGGCATGCTTTCGCTTGGGAAAGAGGTAAAAGATGGAACTTTGGTAAGATACAAGTCACTGAGACAATGGCTGCTAAGAACCATTCTGGGAAGAGATGTCAGCCTATCACTCCTTTCGATCTTCATGTAGGACAGCGAGCACTGCGAATCTGTCTCAAGGATTGGCAAAAGATGTTGACCCCCATCAATGATAGTCAAGCTTTTAGTTGATGCAATCCAATGTAGAGTAGATGCTTCCAATTGATCACAGTATGATATGTTAACATCAGTCAAACTAGAAGGAAGATGGCGCGGTAAATGACCCTTCAGCTTAGGACAATTGTACAAACGTAGATGCTTAAGAGATGGAAAAGGGAACTCTAAGCCTTCTATACTGAACACCTGCCATTCCTCCCAGTCTAGCATTTCCTCAAATGATAAGATCTCAAGGGATGGAAATGGTTGAAAAGGAGAGGAAGAACTAGAAGTACCATAAAACTCAGGACCAATAATCTTTATTGTTTTCATCCTTGTAACATAAAGTTCCTTGAGAGAAGGCAGTTGTCCAAGTGGTGGGAGAAATAAGCAATAGTTGCAGCCACTAATAGACAAGAACACAATATTCGAAAATGAAGAATTTGCAAACCAACTTGGGAATTTGGttccattgtaggattctatgATGAACTTCTTTATGTTTCTTGATGGCTGCAGATGCTCAAGGACCTCAGTTTCAGTTCCTAAACCTTGATCAGCTTGCTTGCTCCAATCTAACACCAACTCCTCGATGAACTCTTTGTTCTTCAAGTTTGCTTCAAGTGCATCTATTGTTTGATCCACATTGCACAGTTCCATGATTGATAGTTTTCCCTGCAGTTTCGGGAAGCATCGCATATCTTTAAGCTTTAGTCCATCACATTGTTTGTCAACAACAAAAGTACTCAGGGTTTGGAGGTGTTGTAAGGTTGTTATCTGTCTTGACATCTTCAACTTCGTGCCAGTGATGTCGAGATGACGCAACTTAACCAAGTTTCCTATGTCTGCAGGCAATTCACTGAGGTTCTGACAGTACAACAATCTCAATGTTTGAAGATTGTAAAGCTTAAATATTGCACTGGACAGCCTTTTGATTGGGGTAAAAGAGAGGTCCAAGAACCTCAAGTGTACCAAATTACCTATTGAATTAGGCAGTTCATTGATGTTATCATAGTTCGCCAACGATAGCACTCGCAGGCGTCTTTGTCTGAGCAGGAAATCATGTGTGATCCTTTTGGTCAGGTAATGCTTCCAGTACCACCATAAAGTTGGATCATCGGTCAATGGCATTGGGAGGAATGTCCTCAAGCATTTTGCTCTATAACAACTTTCAAACTTGGTCGAAGAGTCATACTTACCTCTGGAATAGGAAAAGTGCCGGACGCTTTCTGTTATTTCAGAGCCCTCAAACCTGTTACAACTCTTTCCTGACACAACTGTGGCCAAGTCATTGATTAAGTCATGCATTACATAACACTCTCCCTCTTGTTGAATTATTGATCTTGACAATAGCTCATC is a window encoding:
- the LOC130946690 gene encoding putative disease resistance RPP13-like protein 1, whose translation is MAEALVAGSFLSASVQTLLETITSVQFQDFFRKTWNLNESILDELETTLLTLQAVLNDAEQKQITNPSVKEWLQRLKDAVHEAEDLLDEVNTVALRHNLEDQHPHQSVAGKVRRFLCSGFRFHRDMNSNLEALCRRLRLFAAQKNGLGLQLVSMRVLVRAPTSSVANELGVVGRDGDKEKLMSFLLTNDANGNNNRIGVITIFGMAGVGKTTLAQLLYNDPRVEENFDLKAWTSVSEVFDATVVTKSLLESLACRHFEGDNLDFLQIELRQMVKGKKFLFVLDDLWNNKYVEWDHLRAPFSEGKQGSRIIITTRQRDVAKMTHTFPIYHLEPLSHEDCWSLLSKHSFENTDPRRQPRLEVIGRKIADKCGGLPIAAKTLGGILRSKVDENEWTNILNSNIWELLNDDILPALWLSYIYLPACLKRCFAYCSIFPKGYPLNKKHVVLLWMAEGLLQQGQEKSMEEMGNQYFDELLSRSIIQQEGECYVMHDLINDLATVVSGKSCNRFEGSEITESVRHFSYSRGKYDSSTKFESCYRAKCLRTFLPMPLTDDPTLWWYWKHYLTKRITHDFLLRQRRLRVLSLANYDNINELPNSIGNLVHLRFLDLSFTPIKRLSSAIFKLYNLQTLRLLYCQNLSELPADIGNLVKLRHLDITGTKLKMSRQITTLQHLQTLSTFVVDKQCDGLKLKDMRCFPKLQGKLSIMELCNVDQTIDALEANLKNKEFIEELVLDWSKQADQGLGTETEVLEHLQPSRNIKKFIIESYNGTKFPSWFANSSFSNIVFLSISGCNYCLFLPPLGQLPSLKELYVTRMKTIKIIGPEFYGTSSSSSPFQPFPSLEILSFEEMLDWEEWQVFSIEGLEFPFPSLKHLRLYNCPKLKGHLPRHLPSSLTDVNISYCDQLEASTLHWIASTKSLTIIDGGQHLLPILETDSQCSLSYMKIERSDRLTSLPRMVLSSHCLSDLYLTKVPSFTSFPSESMPSLRTLMLSECKNLEFLPDEACRNYSSLENLMIWDSCHSLSCFPFGSLPVLKYLHISGCPNLISISFSSVDSYAQNLSNLQILRISNCPNLESFPQGGLSTPNLMEFKVINCGKLNSLPERMNILYALQDLDISNVPQLVSFPQGGLPPKLRSVFIGFCRSLSPVAIAEYGFQWLSSLLKLGIGGDDLVQSFLEENSNAFQHLTILQELHILRCSKIESLPEDRLPSSLLLLRIQDCPLLEARYNNRRKTHFSKISHIPTIRINEDVII